From the Methanobacterium sp. genome, the window TGTTATAAATCAAAATAAATCAGACAAATTCGTATTCATTTATGCAAATTGAACCATACAGCAAAGAAGCAGAGAGATGAAATAATCTGCATTTTTGTTATGCAAATTAAGGTATCTGGCAATAATTTTCTTAGAAAGGGAAAAGGGAAAGCCGGCTTGTCGTCCTAATTTGCTTTCCCTCTTTGGTAATAACATCTATGATTATTATTGCCAGATTTGTTGGAAATATAACACGAAACTTCATTTTAGGGAAAACAAATATCAATGTATGCAAATTTGGCTGCAAAAGATGCTCTTACGGAGGACGTCTGCACCGTCACGGGACATACTCCCGTAACGTCATCACTATCTCTCAAATATTTCAAATCAATATCCAGCGTTTCAAGTGTCCCATTTGCAAGAAAACATGCTCTATGCTTCCGTCTTTTCTTATCCCGTATTTTCAGTATTCCTTTGATTTAATTACAATTACCCTTTATATAGTCTATACCCTGTATCGCACTCCTTCCCATGTACCCGCACTCATGAAGGAAATTGGTTCTCACTGTCATATATCACTACAGTCTATTCTGTTCTATATGAAAAGGTTTAACTCACAAAAGTTCAGGATAAACAGCTTCTTTACAGCTTATGACAGCTTTTATTATGATGTGGATATATTATCTCTTAATGATTTTGTTGCTGCCGGTATCCTGTTGAAGAAGATATTTCTTTACAATAGGTTCTACGGTTCCTTCAACTTGGATTATCAAATGATGTTCCGTAATTATTTCATGTCTCCTTGATTACTTCTGTTATGAAAGGTCTTATTCTGCCATTTTTTAAATTTATCCGTATTTTTACTGCATAAAATGATGTTTAGTCACTTTGCTAAAGCTTTCATTTCGGCTGACAACAGCCCGAATTGATGCGTCTTTTCATCCCACACTCCTTTTCACCACGTCCATTTGAATATACGCCCCCATGCTTGTCAATATTTAGCATATAGACGATTTAGAGGAGGTATGCCACTTATGGATGAAACTACAAAGCAGAAGATAGCTCTGTTTAAATACTCTCTCATTGCACCTCTTTTGATAAACTCCTATGTCCAACCTACCGCAAAAGCATATATCGAATCTATCTGCGGCAAGGTTTATGAAACCCCTTACTATGGTAGTCGTGAATTCTCGCCTTCCACCATCAAAGATTGGTTGACCGATTACCGTAAGCACGGGATTGAAGGACTGTATCCTGCAAAGCGAAGCGACTGCGGTACTTCGAGGTTGCTGAATGAAGTTGCCAAACGATACATCATCGAATCCAAAACAGAAAACCCATCAAAACCTGTTCGTGTAATTTTTCATGAGATGGTGGTCAAAGGTATTGTCGCTCCTGATTCTATTTCTATGTCTACTATCCAGCGGTTTGTGTCAAATCATAAACTTAACAGAAAGAGCGTCGAACATAAAGACCGCCGGGCTTTCTCTATGGAATTCCCGGGAGACTGTTGGCAATCCGACGTAAGTACAGGTCCATATCTTACAATTAATGGCTTCAAGAAGAAAACTTACATCATAGCCATAATTGATGATAATTCACGGGCAATAATGGCCTGCTCAGCATTTTATGAACAAAACTTGATCTCCTTGCTCTCAGTATTTAAGCAGGCTGTACAGCGCCGAGGAATTCCTAAAAAACTTTTTGTTGACAATGGGCAAATTTATCGTTCAGATCAACTCCAGTTTATCTGCGCCTCTCTGGGTACAGTCTTATCCCATGCCGAAATATACCAAGCTCAAAGTAAGGGAAAAATTGAACGTTGGTTCCATACGTTCCAATCTCAGTTTTTAAATCTCTTGGACTGGACGAAGCTTAATTCCCTTGAAGAATTAAACCAAAAGCTCAACAGCTATATTGAGGACCAATATCATCAGACCATTCATTCTACCATTAAAACTAAACCAATTGACAAATATCTAGAGCATCTTGATAAAATACGGTTTGTATCCTCTAAACAGGAGCTTGACCATATCTTTCTGTACAGAACGACAAGAAAAATCAAAAATGATGCTACGCTCCCTATCCTAAATGTGCACTTCGAAGTACCTGCTAAGTATATCGGAGAACGAATAAACGTACGCTACGATCCCACCTGTCTCGACAAGGCCTATATATTTAATGACAACGGAAAATGTCTGGAAGCTATTCATCCTGTCGACAGGGTGGCTAATTCAAAAGTACTGCGAAACTCTAAGGTTTTACCTATAGATTTTTCGGAATTTTCTCAATAACAAAGGAGATATTGTTTATGTTTCAAGCATTTTATGGCATGGATTTCAACCCGTTTTCTAAAGAGGTTGATATCAAATACAGTTTTAAGTCTAATGACTTTACTCAGGCCAGCAACAGACTTGAGTATCTCAAACAGGTCAAGGGAATTGCCCTAATTGCCGGTGAACCAGGCTGCGGGAAAACATTTTCTCTCAAGTGTTTTGTATCTTCACTCAACAGGAATCTCTTCAAGACCGTGTATGTCCCTCTTACTACCCTCACGGTAAAGGAATTCTACATGCTCCTGTGTGATCAGCTGGGCGTCATCCCCACATACAAGAAGGTGGAATTGTTCAAACAGATCCAAGAATCCATTTTAAACTATGCCGGTAAAAATATTACTCCTGTCATAATCATCGATGAGGTTCAGTTCATAT encodes:
- a CDS encoding DDE-type integrase/transposase/recombinase, whose protein sequence is MDETTKQKIALFKYSLIAPLLINSYVQPTAKAYIESICGKVYETPYYGSREFSPSTIKDWLTDYRKHGIEGLYPAKRSDCGTSRLLNEVAKRYIIESKTENPSKPVRVIFHEMVVKGIVAPDSISMSTIQRFVSNHKLNRKSVEHKDRRAFSMEFPGDCWQSDVSTGPYLTINGFKKKTYIIAIIDDNSRAIMACSAFYEQNLISLLSVFKQAVQRRGIPKKLFVDNGQIYRSDQLQFICASLGTVLSHAEIYQAQSKGKIERWFHTFQSQFLNLLDWTKLNSLEELNQKLNSYIEDQYHQTIHSTIKTKPIDKYLEHLDKIRFVSSKQELDHIFLYRTTRKIKNDATLPILNVHFEVPAKYIGERINVRYDPTCLDKAYIFNDNGKCLEAIHPVDRVANSKVLRNSKVLPIDFSEFSQ